One part of the Nocardioides conyzicola genome encodes these proteins:
- a CDS encoding CpaF family protein codes for MTTLSERLAALRQAQQAGAVVPTPRHDVVEVPTDSPVAGKRRATPAPTEVDLRPRGVRTSSADEDRLDEVRSIVHGELLKTLGPQLYEAEMDQEELDQELRTILADVLGAQERPLSASDRLRVTQEIRDDIIGYGPIEPFLHDAEVSEVMVNGPDSIFVERNGRLTAVPARFADEDHLRRTIDKIVSRVGRRVDESSPMVDARLPDGSRVNAVVPPLAVDGSILTIRKFAADPFTAEDLVRFGTLTRTARDFLDACVRGRLNVVVSGSTGAGKTTTLNVLSSFIPTDERIVTIEDAAELQLHQDHVVRLESRPSNIEGRGAVTIRDLVKNSLRMRPDRIIVGEVRDASALDMLQAMNTGHDGSICTVHSNGPRDTLSRVETMVLMAGMDLPIRAIREQVASAVDLIVHQSRFRDGSRRITHITEVERMEGEVITLQDIFVFDHSQGYDTDGRVLGRLVSTGLRPKLLDKLRESNVTVDPIIFATAG; via the coding sequence ATGACCACACTGTCCGAGCGGCTCGCCGCCCTGCGTCAGGCCCAGCAGGCCGGCGCCGTCGTACCCACGCCCCGACACGACGTGGTCGAGGTCCCGACCGACTCCCCCGTCGCGGGCAAGCGCCGGGCGACCCCGGCGCCCACCGAGGTCGACCTCCGTCCGCGCGGCGTCCGGACGTCGTCCGCCGACGAGGACCGGCTCGACGAGGTCCGCTCGATCGTGCACGGCGAGCTCCTCAAGACCCTCGGCCCGCAGCTCTACGAGGCCGAGATGGACCAGGAGGAGCTCGACCAGGAGCTGCGCACGATCCTGGCGGACGTGCTCGGCGCCCAGGAGCGGCCGCTGAGCGCGAGCGACCGGCTCCGGGTGACCCAGGAGATCCGCGACGACATCATCGGCTACGGCCCGATCGAGCCCTTCCTGCACGACGCGGAGGTCTCCGAGGTCATGGTCAACGGGCCGGACAGCATCTTCGTCGAGCGCAACGGCCGCCTGACCGCGGTGCCGGCGCGCTTCGCCGACGAGGACCACCTGCGCCGCACCATCGACAAGATCGTGTCGCGCGTCGGCCGGCGCGTCGACGAGTCGAGCCCGATGGTCGACGCGCGGCTGCCCGACGGTTCGCGGGTCAACGCCGTCGTGCCGCCGCTGGCGGTGGACGGCTCGATCCTGACCATCCGGAAGTTCGCCGCCGACCCCTTCACCGCGGAGGACCTGGTCCGGTTCGGCACCCTCACCCGGACCGCCCGGGACTTCCTCGACGCCTGCGTGCGCGGCCGGCTCAACGTCGTGGTCTCCGGGAGCACCGGCGCCGGCAAGACCACCACGCTCAACGTGCTGTCGTCGTTCATCCCGACCGACGAGCGGATCGTCACGATCGAGGACGCCGCCGAGCTGCAGCTGCACCAGGACCACGTCGTACGCCTCGAGTCACGGCCGTCCAACATCGAGGGCCGGGGCGCCGTCACCATCCGCGACCTGGTCAAGAACAGCCTGCGCATGCGGCCCGACCGCATCATCGTCGGCGAGGTCCGCGACGCCTCCGCCCTCGACATGCTCCAGGCGATGAACACCGGTCACGACGGCTCCATCTGCACGGTCCACTCCAACGGTCCGCGGGACACGCTCTCCCGCGTCGAGACGATGGTGCTGATGGCGGGCATGGACCTGCCGATCCGCGCCATCCGCGAGCAGGTGGCGTCGGCGGTCGACCTCATCGTGCACCAGTCGCGCTTCCGCGACGGCAGCCGCCGAATCACCCACATCACCGAGGTGGAGCGGATGGAGGGCGAGGTCATCACCCTCCAGGACATCTTCGTGTTCGACCACTCGCAGGGCTACGACACCGACGGCCGGGTGCTCGGCCGGCTGGTCTCGACGGGCCTGCGGCCCAAGCTGCTGGACAAGCTGCGCGAGTCCAACGTGACCGTCGACCCGATCATCTTCGCGACGGCCGGGTGA
- a CDS encoding AMP-dependent synthetase/ligase: MREFSTPLTTEIPSTGNLTDDVVTNAREAGSAVQFSRRSGAPDAGWEDVTTAEFLAEVSAVAKGLIAAGIEVGDRVALVSKTRYEWTLFDYAIWFAGAVTVPIYETSSAEQVHWILSDSGARAVVTETPDHLARVREVRGDLDDLNHVWSIADNAVDTLSRLGGDISDEELEKRRTTATPLDLATLIYTSGTTGRPKGCMLTHGNFMFELGVAVNELDELFLDHKGSTLLFLPLAHVFARIIQVGCIKSRTRLGHSADIKQLLPDLAEFKPTFILAVPRVFEKVFNTASQRATADGRGKIFDAAAETAIAYSRGIERGKIPVRVRAKHAVFDKLVYGKLRTALGGECEYAVSGGAPLGERLGHFYRGIGLVVLEGYGLTETTAALSANLPDATKIGTVGRPLPGTAVRVADDGELLFRGGQVMAGYWHNDESTAEVLESDGWFHTGDLGEVDDEGFVRITGRKKEILVTAGGKNVAPAVLEDRLRGHLLVDQCIVVGDGQPFIAALITLDRDSVPLWAEQHGKGTDIAALVDDPDLRAEIETAVEEANKAVSKAESIRKFTILPDEWTEEGGQLTPSLKLKRNVVMRELKDEVAALYVG, encoded by the coding sequence GTGCGCGAGTTCTCGACCCCCCTGACGACCGAGATTCCGTCCACCGGCAATCTCACCGACGACGTGGTGACCAACGCCCGCGAAGCCGGTTCCGCTGTCCAGTTCAGCCGCCGCTCGGGCGCGCCCGACGCGGGCTGGGAGGACGTCACCACCGCGGAGTTCCTCGCCGAGGTCAGCGCCGTCGCCAAGGGCCTGATCGCGGCCGGCATCGAGGTCGGCGACCGGGTCGCCCTGGTCTCCAAGACCCGCTACGAGTGGACGCTCTTCGACTACGCGATCTGGTTCGCCGGTGCGGTCACGGTGCCGATTTACGAGACCTCCTCGGCCGAGCAGGTGCACTGGATCCTCAGCGACTCCGGCGCCCGCGCGGTCGTCACCGAGACCCCCGACCACCTCGCCCGGGTGCGTGAGGTCCGCGGCGACCTCGACGACCTCAACCACGTCTGGTCGATCGCGGACAACGCCGTCGACACGTTGAGCCGGCTCGGCGGGGACATCTCCGACGAGGAGCTCGAGAAGCGGCGTACGACGGCGACGCCCCTGGACCTGGCGACGCTGATCTACACCTCCGGCACGACCGGCCGGCCCAAGGGCTGCATGCTCACGCACGGCAACTTCATGTTCGAGCTCGGCGTGGCGGTCAACGAGCTCGACGAGCTCTTCCTCGACCACAAGGGCTCGACCCTGCTCTTCCTGCCGCTCGCCCACGTGTTCGCGCGGATCATCCAGGTCGGCTGCATCAAGTCCCGCACGCGCCTCGGCCACTCGGCCGACATCAAGCAGCTGCTGCCCGACCTCGCCGAGTTCAAGCCGACCTTCATCCTCGCGGTCCCCCGCGTCTTCGAGAAGGTCTTCAACACCGCCTCGCAGCGCGCGACGGCCGACGGCCGCGGCAAGATCTTCGACGCCGCAGCCGAGACGGCGATCGCCTACTCCCGCGGCATCGAGCGCGGCAAGATCCCGGTGCGGGTCCGGGCCAAGCACGCCGTCTTCGACAAGCTCGTCTACGGCAAGCTCCGCACCGCGCTCGGCGGCGAGTGCGAGTACGCCGTCTCCGGTGGCGCGCCGCTCGGCGAGCGACTGGGCCACTTCTACCGCGGCATCGGCCTGGTCGTCCTCGAGGGCTACGGCCTCACCGAGACGACCGCGGCGCTCAGCGCCAACCTCCCGGACGCGACCAAGATCGGCACCGTCGGGCGACCGCTGCCCGGCACCGCCGTACGCGTCGCCGACGACGGCGAGCTGCTCTTCCGCGGCGGTCAGGTGATGGCCGGCTACTGGCACAACGACGAGTCGACCGCCGAGGTCCTGGAGAGCGACGGCTGGTTCCACACCGGCGACCTCGGCGAGGTCGACGACGAGGGCTTCGTCCGGATCACCGGGCGCAAGAAGGAGATCCTGGTGACCGCCGGCGGCAAGAACGTCGCCCCCGCGGTCCTCGAGGACCGCCTCCGCGGCCACCTGCTGGTGGACCAGTGCATCGTCGTCGGCGACGGCCAGCCCTTCATCGCGGCGCTCATCACGCTCGACCGCGACTCGGTCCCGTTGTGGGCCGAGCAGCACGGCAAGGGCACCGACATCGCCGCCCTGGTCGACGACCCGGACCTGCGTGCCGAGATCGAGACCGCGGTCGAGGAGGCCAACAAGGCCGTCTCCAAGGCCGAGTCGATCCGCAAGTTCACGATCCTCCCGGACGAGTGGACCGAGGAGGGCGGCCAGCTCACCCCGAGCCTCAAGCTCAAGCGCAACGTCGTGATGCGCGAGCTCAAGGACGAGGTCGCGGCCCTCTACGTCGGCTGA
- a CDS encoding ArsA family ATPase yields the protein MRILLLTGKGGVGKSTVAAGTAALAAAEGRRTLVLSTDAAHSLADAFGCTPGSIGAEPTEVADRLFVQQVDAQLRFEQSWADIQRYLLSILDVAGLDPVAAEELTVIPGAEEVLALLELRLQALSGAWDVIVVDCAPTAETLRLLALPEALGWYMQRVLPVERRVVKALRPVLSRAAGVPMPGDSVFDALERLHAELEEVRALLSGPDASVRIVLTPENVVLAEARRAYTTLSLFGYRVDGVVANRIFPAEGADDWRAGWVVAQDEVLERVAESFAGLPIWRSPYRPREPVGVDALTALAREVYDGADPLATSKARGPFRISSGEHGAVLRLSLPLVSRAEVDLARNGDDLVVTVGSYRRLITLPSGLARYRIAGARVEQGELQVRFVEDPVDEAGR from the coding sequence CTGAGAATCCTCCTGCTCACCGGCAAGGGAGGGGTCGGGAAGTCCACTGTCGCTGCCGGTACGGCGGCACTCGCGGCCGCCGAGGGTCGCCGTACGTTGGTGCTGTCGACCGACGCCGCCCACTCGCTGGCGGACGCCTTCGGGTGCACACCGGGCTCCATCGGCGCGGAGCCGACCGAGGTCGCCGACCGGCTCTTCGTGCAGCAGGTCGACGCCCAGCTGCGCTTCGAGCAGTCCTGGGCCGACATCCAGCGCTACCTGCTCTCGATCCTCGACGTCGCGGGGCTGGACCCGGTGGCGGCCGAGGAGCTGACGGTCATCCCCGGCGCCGAGGAGGTGCTGGCGCTCCTGGAGCTGCGGCTGCAGGCGCTGTCGGGTGCCTGGGACGTGATCGTCGTCGACTGCGCGCCGACCGCCGAGACGCTCCGACTCTTGGCGCTCCCGGAGGCGCTCGGCTGGTACATGCAGCGGGTGCTGCCGGTGGAGCGGCGCGTGGTCAAGGCGCTGCGCCCGGTGCTCAGCCGCGCGGCCGGCGTACCGATGCCCGGAGACTCGGTCTTCGACGCGCTCGAGCGGCTGCACGCCGAGCTCGAGGAGGTCCGCGCGCTGCTCAGCGGCCCGGACGCCAGCGTGCGGATCGTGCTCACCCCGGAGAACGTGGTGCTGGCGGAGGCGCGGCGCGCGTACACGACGCTGTCGCTCTTCGGCTACCGCGTGGACGGGGTCGTCGCCAACCGGATCTTCCCGGCCGAGGGCGCCGACGACTGGCGCGCGGGCTGGGTGGTCGCCCAGGACGAGGTGCTCGAGCGGGTGGCGGAGTCGTTCGCCGGGCTGCCGATCTGGCGCTCGCCGTACCGCCCCCGCGAGCCCGTCGGGGTGGACGCGCTGACCGCGCTCGCCCGCGAGGTGTACGACGGCGCCGACCCGTTGGCGACGTCGAAGGCGCGGGGTCCGTTCCGGATCAGCAGCGGCGAGCACGGTGCCGTGCTACGGCTCTCGCTGCCGCTGGTGTCACGCGCCGAGGTCGATCTGGCGCGCAATGGCGACGATCTGGTCGTGACCGTGGGATCGTATCGTCGACTGATCACGCTCCCCTCCGGTCTGGCGCGCTATCGCATCGCCGGGGCCCGGGTGGAGCAGGGGGAACTGCAGGTGCGGTTCGTCGAGGACCCCGTGGACGAGGCTGGAAGGTGA
- a CDS encoding SRPBCC family protein, with the protein MAEQTTSSIVIDAAPADIMAVIGDFAAYPEWAKGVTKAEVTVDGDDGWAEQVFFALDVSPIKDEYTLAYEWDGYDEVTWTLVEGKMLRALDGAYTLTDRGDGSTEVTYRLALDVSIPLIGMLKRKGEKILIDTALKGLKKRVESL; encoded by the coding sequence ATGGCCGAGCAGACGACCTCGTCGATCGTGATCGACGCAGCCCCCGCCGACATCATGGCGGTGATCGGTGACTTCGCCGCCTACCCCGAGTGGGCCAAGGGCGTGACGAAGGCCGAGGTCACCGTCGACGGCGACGACGGCTGGGCCGAGCAGGTGTTCTTCGCACTCGACGTGAGCCCGATCAAGGACGAGTACACGCTCGCCTACGAGTGGGACGGGTACGACGAGGTCACCTGGACCCTGGTCGAGGGCAAGATGCTGCGCGCGCTCGACGGCGCCTACACGCTCACCGACCGGGGCGACGGCAGCACCGAGGTGACCTACCGACTGGCGCTCGACGTCTCGATCCCGCTGATCGGCATGCTGAAGCGCAAGGGCGAGAAGATCCTGATCGACACCGCGCTCAAGGGTCTGAAGAAGCGCGTGGAGTCGCTCTGA
- a CDS encoding AAA family ATPase, whose protein sequence is MPIVVDPDSSAVAALLAALPSSAQPSSHGVPSGDRLLRWLDEHPTEYVVVIGPTMPLEEALLLCEGLRVARPTLSLVLVRAQLESAMLTRAMSSGVREVVALGDTAGLLGSVGRAEELHLALRGPGSAGPAGRIVTVFSPKGGVGKTTLAVNLAVALSKGGVKRVCLVDLDLAFGDVAITLQLLPTHSIEHAIGSEAAVDLPLVEGLLTRHEASIMVLAPPSHPDVRERITALLVSRILAALRTGFDYIVVDTAPDFDEHTLTALDESDECVMVATLDLPTLKNVKIGLATLDSLAIASGHHHVVLNHADEDTGLTIQQAEEILARRIQVRMQTSIDVARSTNQGVPIMSSQPEHAVSNAIRGLAAQLAGGAADPFAVAEEDPRRRRSGRRMKLRR, encoded by the coding sequence ATGCCGATCGTCGTCGACCCGGACAGCAGCGCAGTGGCTGCGCTCCTGGCCGCCTTGCCCAGCAGCGCCCAGCCGTCCTCGCACGGCGTACCGTCCGGAGACCGCCTGCTCAGGTGGCTCGACGAGCACCCGACGGAGTACGTCGTGGTGATCGGCCCCACCATGCCGTTGGAGGAGGCGCTGCTGCTCTGCGAGGGGCTGCGGGTCGCGCGGCCCACGCTGAGCCTCGTGCTGGTCCGGGCACAGCTGGAGTCCGCGATGCTCACCCGCGCGATGTCGTCCGGCGTCCGCGAGGTCGTCGCGCTCGGCGACACCGCCGGCCTGCTCGGCTCCGTGGGTCGTGCCGAGGAGCTGCACCTCGCGCTGCGGGGTCCCGGGAGCGCCGGACCGGCGGGCCGGATCGTCACCGTCTTCTCGCCCAAGGGCGGGGTCGGCAAGACCACGCTGGCGGTCAACCTCGCGGTCGCGCTCAGCAAGGGCGGCGTCAAGCGGGTCTGCCTGGTCGACCTCGACCTCGCCTTCGGCGACGTGGCGATCACCCTGCAGCTGCTCCCGACCCACTCGATCGAGCACGCGATCGGCTCGGAGGCCGCGGTCGACCTGCCCCTGGTCGAAGGCCTGCTGACCCGGCACGAGGCGTCGATCATGGTGCTCGCGCCGCCGAGCCACCCGGACGTCCGGGAGCGCATCACCGCGCTGCTCGTCTCGCGCATCCTGGCCGCGCTGCGCACCGGCTTCGACTACATCGTCGTCGACACCGCGCCCGACTTCGACGAGCACACCCTCACCGCGCTCGACGAGAGCGACGAGTGCGTCATGGTCGCCACGCTCGACCTGCCGACCCTCAAGAACGTCAAGATCGGCCTGGCCACCCTCGACTCGCTCGCGATCGCGTCCGGCCACCACCACGTGGTGCTCAACCACGCCGACGAGGACACCGGGCTGACGATCCAGCAGGCCGAGGAGATCCTCGCCCGCCGGATCCAGGTCCGGATGCAGACCTCGATCGACGTCGCCCGGTCGACCAACCAGGGCGTCCCGATCATGTCCAGCCAGCCCGAGCACGCGGTCAGCAACGCGATCCGCGGCCTGGCCGCCCAGCTCGCCGGTGGGGCCGCGGACCCGTTCGCGGTCGCCGAGGAAGATCCGCGGCGCCGACGGTCCGGCCGCCGCATGAAGCTGCGGAGGTGA
- the cpaB gene encoding Flp pilus assembly protein CpaB yields the protein MVHRKFLLVGAVLAAVAGAALVFLYVRSADARAESRFDPVQVLRATVAIEPGESITAASQSGKLTLEEVPRDQVLPDALTSIDALGKQVALTRIYPGEQIVAAKFGSDAAPPSALQIPKGQMAISVNLTDPARVAGFVNPGSEVAIFVNGTEEDGKAYTRLLLDRVTVIGVGSTTPVATTTTDDAGQATTEALPRTLLTVAVDQADAQRVLFAVTNGELAFALLTEGSAVAPAPPVTADSLF from the coding sequence GTGGTCCATCGGAAGTTTCTGCTCGTCGGAGCGGTCCTCGCCGCCGTGGCCGGCGCGGCACTCGTGTTCCTGTACGTCCGCAGCGCGGACGCACGGGCGGAGAGCCGCTTCGACCCCGTCCAGGTGCTGCGGGCGACCGTCGCGATCGAGCCCGGTGAGAGCATCACCGCCGCGTCGCAGAGCGGCAAGCTCACGCTCGAGGAGGTCCCCCGCGACCAGGTGCTCCCCGACGCGCTGACGAGCATCGACGCGCTCGGCAAGCAGGTCGCGCTGACGCGGATCTACCCCGGCGAGCAGATCGTCGCCGCGAAGTTCGGCAGCGACGCGGCACCGCCGAGCGCGCTGCAGATCCCCAAGGGCCAGATGGCGATCTCGGTGAACCTCACCGACCCGGCGCGCGTCGCCGGCTTCGTCAACCCCGGGTCCGAGGTGGCGATCTTCGTCAACGGCACGGAGGAGGACGGCAAGGCCTACACCCGACTGCTCCTCGACCGGGTGACCGTGATCGGCGTCGGGTCGACCACCCCCGTCGCCACGACGACGACCGACGACGCCGGCCAGGCGACGACCGAGGCGCTCCCCCGCACCCTGCTGACGGTCGCCGTCGACCAGGCCGACGCGCAGCGGGTGCTCTTCGCCGTCACCAACGGTGAGCTGGCGTTCGCGCTGCTCACCGAGGGCAGCGCCGTGGCGCCCGCCCCGCCGGTCACCGCCGACTCCCTGTTCTGA
- a CDS encoding ROK family glucokinase: protein MSLACGIDVGGTKIAGGVVDENGTIVEELRVESPATDAEAIEEAIAGLVSQLRSRHDIATVGVGAAGYVDKARAVVLFAPNVAWRNEDLKGELEKRVDLPVVIENDANAAAWGEFVYGAGHDADDLLLVTVGTGVGGGLVLDGEVYRGANGVGAEIGHMRVVPNGILCGCGKHGCFEQYASGSALVREARSLAMSGAMIARGMLERAGGDLNKITGPLITEAAQHGDEGARQQLAELGRWLGEGIASLTEILDPGVVVIGGGVSEAGDLLLEPTRTAFAGQLVGRGFRPIPEIRKARLGNKAGLIGAADLSRR, encoded by the coding sequence ATGAGCCTGGCCTGTGGGATCGATGTCGGCGGCACCAAGATCGCCGGTGGCGTGGTCGACGAGAACGGCACCATCGTCGAGGAGCTGCGCGTCGAGTCGCCGGCGACGGACGCGGAGGCGATCGAGGAGGCCATCGCCGGCCTCGTCTCGCAGCTGCGCTCGCGTCACGACATCGCGACCGTGGGCGTCGGCGCGGCCGGGTACGTCGACAAGGCCCGCGCCGTCGTGCTCTTTGCCCCCAACGTCGCCTGGCGCAACGAGGACCTCAAGGGCGAGCTCGAGAAGCGCGTCGACCTGCCCGTGGTCATCGAGAACGACGCCAACGCCGCGGCCTGGGGCGAGTTCGTCTACGGCGCCGGCCACGACGCCGACGACCTGCTGCTCGTCACGGTCGGCACCGGTGTCGGGGGAGGGCTCGTCCTCGACGGCGAGGTCTACCGCGGCGCCAACGGCGTCGGCGCCGAGATCGGCCACATGCGGGTCGTGCCCAACGGGATCCTGTGCGGCTGCGGCAAGCACGGCTGCTTCGAGCAGTACGCCAGCGGCTCCGCCCTCGTGCGCGAGGCCCGCTCGCTCGCCATGAGCGGCGCGATGATCGCCCGCGGCATGCTCGAGCGCGCCGGCGGTGACCTCAACAAGATCACCGGCCCCCTCATCACCGAGGCGGCACAGCACGGCGACGAGGGCGCCCGCCAGCAGCTCGCCGAGCTCGGCCGCTGGCTCGGCGAGGGCATCGCGTCCCTCACCGAGATCCTCGACCCGGGCGTCGTGGTCATCGGCGGCGGCGTGAGCGAGGCGGGGGACCTGCTCCTCGAGCCCACCCGCACCGCCTTCGCCGGCCAGCTCGTGGGCCGTGGCTTCCGCCCGATCCCCGAGATCCGCAAGGCCCGCCTCGGCAACAAGGCCGGTCTCATCGGCGCCGCAGACCTCTCCCGCCGCTGA
- a CDS encoding type II secretion system F family protein produces MVLLFVLGCGLVAVALALTAAALRPRVQTGGVARSIAVLESITSPAPVALTREIDPPFGERILEPLRRRALRIGRRLTGADSSERIRHKLDLAGNPAGWTVDRVVSAKVLCTFVGFAVALAVSLVLGVSPTMRIALLAIGAGIGWFGPNLYLYQRTYERTELMQRELPDSIDLLTICVESGLGFDAAIQQVARSTDGPLADELNRMLHEMQIGMGRGDALRALSERSNVADVRSFVGAMAQADAFGIPVAQVLRTQSHEMRVRRRQRAEQRAQQVPVKITVPLIFCILPCLFIAVMGPAAISIMDSF; encoded by the coding sequence ATGGTCCTGCTCTTCGTCCTCGGCTGCGGCCTCGTCGCCGTCGCCCTGGCCCTCACGGCGGCCGCCCTGCGGCCTCGCGTGCAGACCGGAGGTGTCGCCCGGTCCATCGCCGTCCTCGAGTCGATCACGTCGCCGGCGCCGGTCGCGCTGACCCGCGAGATCGACCCGCCGTTCGGCGAGCGGATCCTCGAGCCCCTGCGCCGCCGCGCCCTGCGCATCGGGCGCCGCCTCACGGGTGCCGACTCCTCCGAGCGGATCCGCCACAAGCTCGACCTCGCCGGCAACCCGGCCGGCTGGACGGTCGACCGGGTGGTGTCGGCCAAGGTGCTGTGCACGTTCGTCGGCTTCGCCGTCGCGCTGGCGGTCTCCCTCGTGCTCGGGGTCTCGCCGACCATGCGGATCGCGCTGCTCGCGATCGGCGCCGGGATCGGCTGGTTCGGCCCCAACCTCTACCTCTACCAGCGCACCTACGAGCGCACCGAGCTGATGCAGCGCGAGCTGCCCGACTCCATCGACCTGCTGACGATCTGCGTGGAGTCCGGGCTCGGGTTCGACGCGGCGATCCAGCAGGTCGCCCGGAGCACCGACGGTCCCCTGGCCGACGAGCTCAACCGGATGCTCCACGAGATGCAGATCGGGATGGGCCGCGGCGACGCGCTCCGGGCACTCAGCGAGCGCAGCAACGTCGCCGACGTCCGCTCGTTCGTCGGCGCGATGGCCCAGGCCGACGCCTTCGGCATCCCCGTGGCCCAGGTGCTGCGCACCCAGTCGCACGAGATGCGCGTACGCCGCCGGCAGCGGGCCGAGCAGCGGGCCCAGCAGGTGCCGGTGAAGATCACCGTGCCGCTGATCTTCTGCATCCTGCCCTGCCTCTTCATCGCGGTGATGGGTCCGGCCGCGATCTCGATCATGGACTCCTTCTGA
- a CDS encoding type II secretion system F family protein, protein MTQTPRLRRTLRTARATLVCALAGVFVAGPLVAGPAAAAADDSGAGVTHVEMAGGRLRVLVSVPPGTDVDLDGVTVTVDDQKASARAESAGAAGRVRRTVVLAIDTSDSMRGERADAAHAAALGFLDTVPPDVYVGIVTFDGEVATPLPPSLDRDAARAVVDGLGFGHGTRLFDGVKAAITLAGDQGQRSLLVLSDGADTTTTPLADVTRRLEDGEVLLDAVSLRAKDTSLAALAAAGNGQVISAEPDALAAAFAEEADALGRQVLVTVTVPDEVTATEANVSVRLPTDHATLSATAYTTVRRHAATPPASAPVAAAVDDPLELPDWAVYAGIAAIGVALLLVLLVLVPAKPKPMGAAARVDAYLGGQHAAEQTRQAETLAPVREAADRMLSRNRGLEERIGLRLEGAGSELRPAEWLLVHAGIAVGTTVLCLLLSGGGVLLGLIGLALGGFGPWIYLGFKRSRRRKAFNAALPDALQLMAGALEAGLSLSQSADTIVKEGIEPIASEFRRALVETRLGVNLEDALDGVAERLQSEDLGWVVMAIRIQRPIGGNLAELLGTVAATMREREYMRRQVAALAAEGKLSAYVLGGLPPAFLLYLLVSNRDYVMPLFTTPMGLTMLVGAGFLLAVGVFWMSKMVKVEV, encoded by the coding sequence ATGACCCAGACCCCCCGGCTCCGGAGGACGCTGCGCACGGCGCGCGCCACGCTGGTGTGCGCCCTCGCTGGTGTGTTCGTCGCAGGGCCGCTCGTTGCGGGGCCGGCGGCAGCAGCAGCCGACGACTCCGGGGCCGGGGTCACCCACGTCGAGATGGCCGGCGGCCGGCTGCGCGTGCTGGTCTCGGTGCCGCCGGGCACCGACGTCGACCTCGACGGCGTGACCGTGACCGTGGACGACCAGAAGGCCTCTGCACGGGCCGAGTCGGCCGGTGCCGCGGGTCGGGTGCGCCGTACCGTGGTGCTCGCCATCGACACCAGCGACTCGATGCGCGGCGAGCGCGCCGACGCGGCCCACGCGGCGGCCCTGGGCTTCCTCGACACGGTGCCGCCGGACGTCTACGTCGGCATCGTCACGTTCGACGGCGAGGTGGCCACCCCGCTGCCCCCGAGCCTGGACCGGGACGCCGCCCGCGCGGTGGTCGACGGGCTCGGCTTCGGCCACGGGACCCGGCTCTTCGACGGCGTGAAGGCCGCGATCACGCTCGCCGGCGACCAGGGCCAGCGCTCGCTGCTCGTCCTGTCCGACGGCGCCGACACGACCACGACGCCGCTGGCCGACGTCACCCGCCGGCTCGAGGACGGCGAGGTGCTGCTCGACGCGGTGTCCCTGCGGGCGAAGGACACGTCCCTCGCCGCGCTCGCCGCCGCCGGCAACGGACAGGTCATCAGCGCCGAGCCCGACGCGCTCGCCGCCGCCTTCGCCGAGGAGGCCGACGCCCTCGGGCGTCAGGTCCTCGTCACGGTGACCGTGCCCGACGAGGTGACCGCCACCGAGGCCAACGTCTCCGTGCGACTCCCCACCGACCACGCGACGCTCAGCGCCACGGCGTACACCACCGTGCGCCGGCACGCGGCCACCCCTCCGGCTTCGGCGCCGGTCGCCGCAGCCGTCGACGACCCGCTCGAGCTGCCGGACTGGGCGGTGTACGCCGGGATCGCGGCCATCGGCGTCGCGCTCCTCCTGGTGCTCCTCGTGCTCGTACCCGCCAAGCCCAAGCCGATGGGCGCCGCCGCCCGCGTCGACGCCTACCTCGGCGGCCAGCACGCCGCCGAGCAGACCCGGCAGGCCGAGACCCTGGCGCCCGTGCGCGAGGCCGCCGACCGGATGCTGTCGCGCAACCGCGGCCTCGAGGAGCGGATCGGCCTGCGGCTCGAAGGTGCCGGCAGCGAGCTGCGGCCCGCCGAGTGGCTGCTGGTGCACGCCGGCATCGCGGTCGGTACGACGGTCCTGTGCCTGCTCCTCAGCGGCGGCGGCGTGCTCCTCGGCCTGATCGGCCTCGCCCTCGGCGGGTTCGGCCCCTGGATCTACCTCGGCTTCAAGCGATCGCGGCGGCGCAAGGCCTTCAACGCGGCCCTGCCCGACGCGCTGCAGCTGATGGCGGGCGCCCTCGAGGCCGGTCTGTCGCTGTCGCAGTCGGCGGACACGATCGTCAAGGAGGGCATCGAGCCGATCGCCTCGGAGTTCCGCCGTGCGCTGGTCGAGACCCGCCTCGGCGTCAACCTCGAGGACGCGCTCGACGGGGTCGCCGAGCGGCTGCAGAGCGAGGACCTCGGGTGGGTGGTGATGGCGATCCGGATCCAGCGCCCGATCGGCGGCAACCTGGCCGAGCTCCTGGGCACCGTGGCCGCCACGATGCGCGAGCGGGAGTACATGCGTCGGCAGGTGGCCGCGCTGGCCGCGGAGGGCAAGCTCTCGGCGTACGTCCTGGGCGGCCTGCCCCCGGCGTTCCTGCTCTACCTCCTCGTGTCCAACCGCGACTACGTGATGCCGCTCTTCACGACCCCGATGGGTCTGACGATGCTGGTCGGCGCCGGGTTCCTGCTCGCCGTCGGGGTCTTCTGGATGAGCAAGATGGTGAAGGTGGAGGTCTGA